One region of Azoarcus sp. CIB genomic DNA includes:
- a CDS encoding single-stranded DNA-binding protein — MPNVFRGKGNLGDTPILKHVPINGVDEVVAEMRVFFDDYAYDQTNDEYQQVGGFWMSVSLWGQRGEDAARVLRRGARVQVEGVLKQFMYSPEGAPDKVPGFQVTADDVTLCLGRVERADYKPKRELAGSTSEAAVDAT; from the coding sequence ATGCCGAACGTATTTCGCGGGAAAGGCAATCTCGGCGATACGCCGATCCTCAAGCACGTCCCAATCAACGGGGTCGATGAGGTCGTCGCCGAGATGCGCGTGTTCTTCGACGACTACGCCTACGACCAGACCAACGACGAATATCAGCAGGTCGGCGGATTCTGGATGAGTGTGTCGCTGTGGGGCCAGCGCGGCGAGGACGCCGCGCGCGTGCTGCGGCGAGGTGCGCGCGTGCAGGTCGAAGGCGTCCTCAAGCAGTTCATGTACTCGCCGGAGGGCGCCCCCGACAAGGTGCCCGGCTTCCAGGTGACCGCTGACGACGTCACGCTATGCCTGGGCCGGGTCGAGCGAGCCGACTACAAACCCAAGCGCGAGCTCGCTGGTTCCACGAGCGAGGCGGCTGTCGACGCCACGTAA
- a CDS encoding ParB family protein, which produces MTPRTRLPDSISVKELAEHMEKRGKLQPQASSNATTGERRALLAQHSLAVKGPTNAAADLQPGEDVDGWSLMRCMEIDCYDKNPRIRTNPRYADIRASIESRGGLTEALSVTRRPGAGRYMCYFGGNTRLQIMQELWLETHDPRYEWIHVVVRPWVSESDVIAAHLAENENRGDITFWERGRGVALLKSELECELKRPLSLRELAERARGCGLKLHGATAANLLFAVDYLAPIGPHLTHESAGAIRSRFGCLEKLADAINLAPYVRKTAFDELIAEVATGINAVRDMDEPPRLTKPEVEMILSRMTAQFAALAQCVQAAVERALVAVAGAEGQLAFAEIHRLLTEPPKEAVPEATDGTGHAARMTPAGRAGTRFSRRLGDFAAAFKLSDCIRQDAGRRGGFSVEPLRMPSDASGEPERHGAHRLLVQLALSAEGGDGEADDPVVALLRHPASWSLTRSLIDAYHRACTEKPHTAEDN; this is translated from the coding sequence ATGACGCCCAGAACGCGATTGCCTGACTCCATCTCGGTCAAGGAGCTGGCCGAGCACATGGAAAAGCGAGGAAAGCTCCAGCCGCAAGCGTCCTCCAATGCCACGACCGGGGAGCGTCGCGCGCTGCTCGCCCAGCATAGCCTGGCGGTCAAGGGGCCGACCAACGCCGCGGCCGACCTCCAGCCGGGCGAGGACGTGGACGGCTGGAGCTTGATGCGCTGCATGGAGATCGACTGCTACGACAAGAACCCACGAATCCGGACCAATCCGCGCTATGCGGACATTCGCGCATCGATCGAATCGCGCGGCGGCCTCACCGAAGCCCTCTCGGTGACGCGCCGGCCCGGTGCCGGGCGGTACATGTGCTATTTCGGCGGCAACACGCGGCTGCAGATCATGCAGGAGCTGTGGCTTGAGACCCATGATCCCCGCTACGAATGGATCCACGTGGTGGTGCGCCCGTGGGTGAGTGAAAGCGATGTCATTGCGGCGCATCTGGCCGAGAACGAGAATCGAGGCGACATCACGTTCTGGGAGCGGGGGCGAGGGGTGGCGCTCCTCAAGAGCGAGCTCGAGTGCGAGCTGAAGCGGCCTCTGTCGCTGCGCGAGCTAGCGGAGCGCGCGCGGGGTTGCGGATTGAAGCTTCATGGCGCGACGGCCGCCAATCTCCTCTTCGCAGTGGATTACCTGGCGCCGATCGGCCCGCACCTCACCCACGAGAGCGCGGGGGCCATTCGAAGCCGTTTCGGGTGCCTGGAAAAGCTTGCCGATGCGATCAACCTGGCCCCCTACGTGCGCAAGACCGCCTTCGACGAGCTCATCGCCGAGGTGGCGACGGGGATCAATGCCGTTCGCGACATGGACGAGCCGCCGCGGCTCACCAAGCCCGAGGTCGAGATGATCCTGTCTCGCATGACCGCCCAGTTCGCGGCGCTCGCGCAATGCGTGCAAGCGGCCGTGGAGCGTGCGCTCGTGGCGGTCGCCGGCGCCGAGGGGCAGCTTGCTTTTGCGGAGATCCACCGCCTCCTAACCGAGCCCCCGAAGGAGGCGGTGCCCGAGGCGACGGACGGCACCGGACACGCTGCGCGAATGACCCCCGCGGGGCGGGCCGGCACGCGCTTTTCGAGGCGGCTGGGCGACTTCGCTGCCGCATTCAAGCTCTCGGACTGCATTCGCCAGGACGCCGGCCGGCGGGGGGGATTCAGCGTTGAGCCGCTTCGCATGCCCTCCGACGCGTCCGGAGAGCCCGAACGCCACGGGGCGCACCGGCTCTTGGTGCAGCTCGCCCTGTCGGCTGAGGGGGGCGACGGGGAAGCCGACGACCCCGTTGTGGCCCTGCTGCGACATCCGGCGTCGTGGTCGCTCACGCGTTCGCTGATCGACGCGTATCACCGCGCATGCACGGAGAAGCCACACACCGCCGAGGACAACTAG
- a CDS encoding ParA family protein: MIVYSTVSTKGGVGKSTLTANLGALLADIGMRVLLVDADVQPSLSRYYPIAKRARHGLTQMIKQGALTDDCISTIDFALAPMPLRRQPRLNPNGCLDIVISDAPQGTLQDWLAPRMDSALRIKLALRSPLLHEHYDVVLIDTQGAVGHLQDAAVLAADVLLSPISPDILSAREFLSGTEELLNRVETAAAFGISVPQMLAMIYRHENTRDAREIGKAICESYQQLKCKVLLLKTVIPHAVAYRNAATAQVPVHWVDPVKACPAMHALLWELIPSLDGIHAGVPPGAPCEVGGDHDAQNAIA, from the coding sequence ATGATCGTCTACAGCACCGTATCGACTAAAGGAGGCGTCGGGAAATCCACCCTGACCGCTAACCTCGGCGCGCTGCTCGCTGACATCGGCATGCGTGTCTTGCTGGTCGATGCCGATGTGCAGCCGAGCCTCAGTCGCTATTACCCCATTGCCAAGAGGGCGCGGCACGGACTGACGCAAATGATCAAGCAGGGCGCGCTCACAGACGACTGCATTTCGACTATCGACTTCGCGCTCGCGCCCATGCCACTGCGTCGCCAGCCGCGGCTCAACCCGAATGGCTGCCTGGACATCGTCATCTCCGATGCGCCGCAAGGGACGCTCCAGGACTGGCTGGCGCCGCGCATGGACAGCGCGCTGCGCATCAAGCTCGCCTTGCGCAGTCCGCTGCTGCATGAGCACTACGACGTCGTGCTCATCGACACCCAGGGCGCGGTGGGGCACCTTCAGGATGCCGCAGTCCTGGCAGCCGATGTGCTCCTTTCGCCGATCTCGCCCGATATCCTCTCCGCGCGCGAGTTCCTGTCGGGCACTGAGGAATTGCTGAACCGCGTCGAAACGGCTGCTGCATTCGGCATCTCCGTGCCGCAAATGCTGGCGATGATCTACCGTCACGAGAACACCCGCGATGCACGTGAGATCGGCAAGGCCATTTGCGAGAGCTATCAGCAACTCAAGTGCAAGGTCCTGCTCCTGAAGACGGTCATCCCGCACGCCGTTGCATACCGCAATGCTGCCACTGCCCAGGTCCCGGTCCACTGGGTCGACCCGGTCAAGGCGTGTCCTGCAATGCATGCGCTCCTGTGGGAGCTCATTCCGAGCCTCGACGGCATCCACGCCGGTGTGCCGCCCGGAGCCCCCTGCGAGGTTGGCGGTGACCATGACGCCCAGAACGCGATTGCCTGA
- a CDS encoding STY4526/YPO1902 family pathogenicity island replication protein, protein MIPIRSEQLRYALLSHLIHLLDTGELQTLLEAGLSPEILDTLRAASARDLASIAGMPQLDVCIHFDPATLEAAYRRHCAIAEMRQLMEYHVMHGAQPPLLVHLFKMTLTEIQQHRALLCPDPPPRGRPALPDPSVREAIHNAWSRIRCTHPPQRQFVDLHRAFPDHSIATLWHVVHEFDADVEGIDFLDSSNPTLKP, encoded by the coding sequence ATGATCCCGATAAGAAGTGAGCAGCTGCGCTACGCTCTGCTGTCGCATCTCATTCACCTGCTCGACACCGGAGAGCTGCAGACGCTGCTCGAGGCCGGGCTCAGCCCCGAGATTCTGGATACCCTGCGTGCCGCGTCCGCACGGGATCTCGCATCCATCGCCGGCATGCCTCAGCTCGACGTCTGCATTCATTTCGATCCCGCAACGCTCGAGGCCGCCTATCGACGGCACTGCGCGATCGCCGAAATGCGGCAGCTGATGGAATATCACGTGATGCACGGCGCCCAGCCTCCGCTCCTGGTTCACCTCTTCAAAATGACCCTGACGGAGATTCAGCAGCACCGCGCGCTGCTGTGCCCCGATCCGCCGCCTCGCGGCCGGCCGGCCCTTCCCGATCCAAGCGTACGTGAAGCGATCCATAACGCTTGGTCGCGAATTCGATGCACGCACCCGCCACAACGTCAGTTCGTAGATCTCCATCGCGCATTCCCGGACCATTCGATCGCCACGCTGTGGCATGTCGTGCATGAGTTCGACGCGGATGTCGAGGGCATCGATTTTCTGGATTCATCCAATCCAACGTTAAAGCCGTAA
- a CDS encoding RES domain-containing protein, with translation MRSQLLEPGPAHYDRTASWASTLHAACPDADGLIWRSRQHDDSECLLLSGDRVGEAELVVSERMSFEPPNGWQTLLAAAAQAGFVITEN, from the coding sequence ATGCGCTCGCAGCTTCTCGAGCCGGGACCGGCGCACTATGACCGCACCGCCTCCTGGGCCTCGACCCTCCATGCAGCCTGCCCCGATGCCGACGGTCTGATCTGGCGATCGCGCCAGCACGACGACAGCGAATGCCTGCTTCTCTCTGGCGACCGCGTTGGTGAGGCGGAGCTGGTCGTCAGCGAGCGAATGAGCTTCGAACCGCCGAACGGGTGGCAGACCCTTCTCGCCGCGGCCGCACAGGCAGGCTTCGTTATCACCGAGAACTGA
- a CDS encoding DUF72 domain-containing protein, whose protein sequence is MTGTILIGTASWTDKTLIESGLFYPDEVKTPAGRLHYYATQFPVVEADSSYYAMPSVRNALLWVERTPPDFTFDVKAFRLFTQHQTDPQALPKDIRDALGAVQKKNVYYRDLPPELKDELWTRFAMAVEPLRAAQKLGVVLFQFPPWFVPSRAAFDHILECAEQLRGFQVAVEFRNRTWFEGDRAAQVMAFEREHRLAHVVVDEPQGFASSVPALWEVTCPHVAIVRFHGRNTDTWDKKGLSSSGERFNYLYADAELTELAQKVRQLAREAKSVHAVFNNNFGDYAQRNAAQFRQMVARAMTEPR, encoded by the coding sequence ATGACCGGCACTATCCTCATCGGAACAGCCTCATGGACCGACAAGACCCTCATCGAGTCCGGACTCTTCTACCCCGACGAAGTGAAGACCCCAGCGGGCCGTCTCCATTACTACGCCACCCAATTTCCAGTCGTGGAGGCGGACAGCTCCTATTACGCCATGCCCTCGGTGAGAAACGCCTTGTTGTGGGTCGAGAGAACACCTCCCGACTTCACCTTTGACGTAAAGGCGTTTCGCCTTTTCACGCAACACCAGACCGATCCGCAGGCATTACCAAAGGACATCCGGGATGCTCTGGGAGCAGTGCAGAAGAAGAACGTGTATTACAGGGACCTACCGCCAGAGCTCAAGGATGAATTATGGACTCGGTTTGCAATGGCCGTGGAACCGTTACGTGCAGCCCAAAAGCTCGGGGTGGTTCTATTCCAGTTCCCGCCCTGGTTCGTGCCCTCCAGGGCGGCTTTCGATCACATACTGGAATGCGCTGAACAGCTCCGGGGATTTCAAGTGGCGGTGGAGTTCCGGAACCGGACTTGGTTTGAGGGCGATCGGGCAGCCCAGGTGATGGCGTTTGAACGGGAACATCGGTTGGCACACGTCGTCGTCGATGAACCCCAAGGCTTTGCCAGCAGTGTCCCGGCACTTTGGGAGGTGACGTGCCCGCACGTGGCGATTGTCCGGTTTCACGGGAGAAACACCGACACCTGGGACAAGAAAGGACTGAGCTCGTCCGGGGAACGGTTCAACTACCTCTATGCCGATGCGGAGTTGACCGAGTTGGCTCAGAAGGTCCGACAGCTGGCGCGGGAGGCCAAGTCCGTCCATGCCGTTTTCAACAACAACTTCGGTGACTATGCGCAACGGAACGCGGCCCAATTCCGGCAGATGGTCGCGAGAGCTATGACCGAACCCCGATAG
- a CDS encoding PFL_4669 family integrating conjugative element protein, translating into MSSHPIAPPIPRSSLAPVDDQPGLLDPVFPGGTPIPFETDDRSPFPDRYSIAKEREKLADLIEADDPDPHDPLWARYELYLQRCDKLKQMEAEYRVTAGADATVEPAVATQLRDLGSLVDDGVDTMTLHTKEGFRMFMGRRRDPAGHYNAIPGGKRVASSLKALWALTRNNNPYADWALLRADHRIPELRRALDRQATLLSAELKKRADKGLGFGILKSREPKVLELGFRSPYGYVIAELIVEFDYYIRVVKTLGRKALFSDKEAHDAIRQFTRPIRAAFEEFIRFENWLTKPDLLPLSRADFLPGADANAQKRVAAVTGIFGAVPAGIYAGHQISRHSQRRISISDTEKAMLERVAAEIAAIDSERGAAGDEATDDGLVD; encoded by the coding sequence ATGTCATCCCACCCGATCGCCCCACCGATCCCCCGGTCCTCTCTGGCACCTGTCGACGATCAGCCCGGACTCCTCGATCCCGTCTTTCCAGGCGGAACCCCAATCCCCTTCGAGACCGACGATCGCTCCCCGTTTCCCGATCGTTACAGCATTGCCAAGGAGCGCGAGAAGCTTGCCGATCTCATCGAGGCAGACGACCCCGATCCCCACGATCCGCTCTGGGCGCGCTACGAGCTCTACCTTCAACGCTGCGACAAGCTCAAGCAGATGGAGGCTGAATACCGGGTTACTGCGGGAGCCGACGCCACCGTCGAACCCGCGGTCGCGACCCAGCTGCGCGATCTGGGCTCCCTGGTCGACGACGGTGTCGACACCATGACCCTCCATACGAAAGAGGGCTTTCGGATGTTCATGGGCCGCCGACGCGACCCGGCGGGGCACTACAACGCGATTCCCGGCGGCAAACGGGTCGCCTCGAGCCTGAAAGCATTGTGGGCACTCACGCGCAACAACAACCCCTATGCCGACTGGGCGCTCCTTCGCGCCGATCACCGCATTCCGGAGCTCAGGCGGGCGCTCGACCGCCAAGCAACCCTGCTCAGCGCCGAGCTCAAGAAGCGGGCCGACAAGGGACTGGGTTTCGGCATCCTCAAGTCCCGCGAGCCGAAGGTCCTGGAACTCGGATTCCGCAGCCCCTACGGCTATGTGATTGCCGAGCTGATCGTGGAGTTCGACTACTACATCCGGGTGGTCAAGACCCTTGGCCGCAAGGCTCTGTTCTCCGACAAGGAGGCGCATGACGCCATCCGTCAATTCACCCGGCCGATCCGCGCCGCTTTCGAGGAGTTCATCCGCTTCGAGAACTGGCTCACCAAGCCGGACCTGCTGCCGCTCAGCCGCGCCGACTTCCTGCCCGGCGCCGACGCCAATGCGCAGAAGCGTGTCGCAGCCGTCACCGGTATCTTCGGTGCTGTGCCAGCAGGCATCTACGCAGGCCACCAGATCTCGCGCCACTCCCAGCGCCGTATTTCGATTTCGGACACCGAGAAGGCCATGCTCGAGCGCGTGGCCGCTGAGATCGCCGCCATCGATTCGGAACGTGGCGCAGCGGGCGATGAGGCAACGGATGATGGGCTGGTCGACTGA
- a CDS encoding IS5 family transposase has translation MQSSFSELEYAAKKKQTRRDRFLAEIEAVTPWSALEAEIEPFYPKGAGRGRPPIGVGRMLRMYVAQQCFGLSDEGIEDAIYDSQAIRGFVGIDLAREAAPDATTLLKFRRLLETHGLTRKIFEVIKTHLAEKGLMMREGTIVDATLIAAPPSTKNRAKARDPEMHQAKKGNQWYFGMKAHIGVDAESGLVHAVVATAAHVSDVSQTHKLLHGKETEVLGDAGYQGVEKREENRGTKVTWHVAMKRSKRKALPANRLGKLLEKLERVKASIRAKVEHPFHVVKNLFKHKKTRYRGLAKNEAQLFSLFGLANLFLARRPLLALHARGAS, from the coding sequence ATGCAATCGAGCTTTTCCGAGCTGGAGTACGCCGCCAAGAAGAAGCAGACGCGGCGTGACCGGTTCCTCGCCGAGATCGAGGCGGTGACGCCGTGGTCGGCGCTGGAGGCCGAGATCGAGCCGTTCTACCCGAAGGGCGCGGGTCGCGGGCGCCCGCCGATCGGGGTGGGACGGATGCTGCGGATGTACGTGGCGCAGCAGTGTTTCGGGTTGTCGGACGAAGGGATTGAGGACGCGATCTACGACAGCCAGGCGATCCGCGGCTTCGTCGGCATCGACTTGGCTCGGGAAGCGGCGCCCGACGCGACCACGCTGTTGAAGTTCCGCCGCCTGCTGGAGACGCACGGGCTTACGCGCAAGATCTTCGAGGTCATCAAGACGCATCTCGCCGAGAAGGGCCTGATGATGCGCGAGGGCACCATCGTTGATGCCACCCTGATCGCTGCGCCGCCCTCGACCAAGAACCGCGCCAAGGCGCGCGACCCCGAGATGCACCAAGCAAAGAAGGGCAACCAGTGGTACTTCGGGATGAAGGCGCACATCGGCGTCGATGCCGAGTCAGGCTTGGTGCATGCGGTGGTCGCGACGGCCGCCCACGTGAGCGACGTGAGCCAGACGCACAAGCTGCTGCACGGTAAGGAGACGGAGGTGCTCGGTGACGCGGGCTATCAGGGCGTCGAGAAGCGCGAAGAGAACCGGGGCACCAAGGTGACCTGGCACGTCGCCATGAAGCGCAGCAAGCGCAAGGCATTGCCGGCCAACCGGCTGGGGAAGCTTCTCGAGAAGCTTGAGCGCGTCAAGGCGAGCATTCGCGCCAAGGTCGAGCACCCGTTCCATGTGGTCAAGAACCTCTTCAAGCATAAGAAGACCCGCTACCGCGGGCTGGCGAAGAACGAAGCTCAGTTGTTCTCGCTCTTCGGCCTGGCCAATCTGTTCCTGGCGCGCCGACCGTTGTTGGCGCTTCATGCCCGAGGTGCGTCCTGA
- a CDS encoding MarR family transcriptional regulator, with protein MSGHSLSEPQITLEVLVRLDGDYAATAVLLALLWRAADRAPVRISSRALAEYTLLGHQVVQRALLRLERHGLIRSRKVRCATGAYTVDMAALRHLLSGPLPECDFLPGFTPIPALAQLQPVESPADDLTDAT; from the coding sequence ATGTCCGGACATTCCCTTTCCGAGCCGCAGATCACCCTCGAGGTTCTCGTTCGCCTGGACGGTGACTACGCCGCCACCGCCGTCCTCCTCGCCTTGCTGTGGCGGGCCGCAGATCGGGCGCCAGTGCGCATCTCCAGCCGCGCACTGGCCGAGTACACCCTGCTGGGACACCAGGTTGTCCAGCGCGCCTTGCTGCGCCTGGAAAGGCACGGTTTGATCCGCAGTCGCAAGGTCCGCTGCGCCACCGGCGCGTACACCGTCGACATGGCGGCGCTCCGGCACCTCTTGAGCGGCCCCCTTCCCGAATGCGACTTCCTACCCGGATTCACGCCCATTCCGGCGCTGGCCCAACTGCAACCCGTCGAGTCGCCTGCGGACGACCTCACCGACGCCACCTAG
- the ribA gene encoding GTP cyclohydrolase II, which yields MQNKFNETDKTSGSEILHVAACHLPTPWATFELHGFEEVASGREHVALTLGAVTDGAPVLTRVHSECLTGDALFSQRCDCGPQLEAALAAIATEGRGVLLYLRQEGRGIGLLNKIRAYALQDQGADTVEANERLGFPADRRDYSVAAAMLRSLGIATLKLMTNNPRKVHALERYDIAVAERVPHIIEPNPHNAGYLRTKAERLGHLFPWPEA from the coding sequence ATGCAGAACAAGTTCAACGAAACGGACAAAACGTCCGGTAGCGAGATCCTCCACGTCGCCGCGTGTCACTTGCCGACACCGTGGGCGACATTCGAACTCCACGGTTTCGAAGAAGTCGCCAGCGGACGCGAGCACGTCGCCCTGACGCTCGGCGCGGTGACCGACGGGGCGCCGGTGCTCACCCGCGTCCATTCCGAATGCCTGACCGGCGACGCGTTGTTCAGCCAGCGCTGCGACTGCGGCCCGCAGCTCGAAGCGGCGCTCGCCGCAATCGCCACCGAAGGCCGCGGCGTGCTGCTGTACCTGCGCCAGGAAGGCCGCGGGATCGGGCTGCTGAACAAGATCCGCGCGTACGCGCTGCAGGACCAAGGCGCCGACACCGTCGAGGCCAACGAACGTCTCGGCTTTCCCGCGGATAGGCGCGACTACTCGGTCGCGGCGGCGATGCTGCGCAGCCTCGGCATCGCGACGCTGAAGCTGATGACGAACAATCCCCGGAAGGTGCACGCGCTGGAGCGCTACGACATTGCGGTCGCCGAGCGCGTCCCCCACATCATCGAGCCGAACCCCCACAACGCCGGCTACCTGCGCACGAAGGCGGAGCGGCTCGGCCATCTGTTCCCTTGGCCGGAAGCTTGA
- a CDS encoding GGDEF domain-containing protein, with protein MMSTPANAQIARPNASATIADNEKELLRVNRALKTLSAGNRTLLRASDEAELVNAMCRVIVEQGGYRMSYVGYVQHDERKSVSLAAFGFDDHYEQEEETLRNLYASWADNEFGHSVTGISIRTGKPCIVRHLLTDPDHAPWHAEALRFHYASASAFPLHVDGEVIGTLGIAASEPDAFDDAEVKLLAELADDLAYGIGNLRSRLRRQEAEATIHRMAYCDALTGLPNRASLCERFESVLATAVAQNQPLALMIVSLDHLQEVNDTLGYAQGDRLIQTFARRLIEAKLAETVARVGEGEFALLLPNADSARSSATAQQLSKLLHTSIDVEGLAFDVHTHTGLALFPGHGADAEVLLRRARVAMRDAMQAGRDYAVFAPALDQEASRRLALMGELRHAIERHQLALQLQPKLHLASAAICGAEALVRWKHPLLGQVPTFEFITLAEQAGMITPVTHWVLEATFRQRYAWHMAGIELPLSVNLSAHDLRDPTLLDKLKGLVETWGAQPGWIQLELTESALMVDASAAVEILHSLKRLGFQLAIDDFGAGYSSLGYLHRLPVDAIKIDQSFVIPLVQSEDCATIVSSAAQMAHKLGFEVVAEGVESQDALRRVTELGCDIAQGHFVSHPMAADQFGAWRAASPWSSPASLAH; from the coding sequence ATGATGAGTACGCCAGCCAATGCTCAAATTGCACGACCCAACGCTTCGGCGACGATAGCCGACAACGAGAAGGAACTGCTTCGCGTCAACCGCGCCCTGAAGACGCTCAGCGCAGGCAACAGGACGCTGTTGCGGGCCAGCGATGAGGCCGAACTGGTGAATGCGATGTGCCGCGTCATCGTCGAGCAAGGCGGCTACCGCATGAGCTACGTCGGCTACGTACAGCACGATGAGCGAAAATCCGTCTCCCTGGCGGCGTTCGGTTTCGACGACCACTATGAGCAGGAGGAGGAGACGCTTCGAAACCTGTATGCGAGCTGGGCCGACAACGAGTTCGGTCACAGCGTGACCGGTATTTCAATCCGCACGGGCAAACCGTGTATCGTGCGCCACCTGCTGACCGACCCCGATCACGCACCGTGGCACGCGGAGGCGCTTCGCTTTCACTACGCATCCGCCAGCGCCTTTCCGCTGCACGTCGACGGCGAGGTGATCGGCACGTTGGGGATTGCGGCCTCGGAGCCGGACGCCTTCGATGACGCCGAAGTAAAACTGCTCGCGGAGTTGGCCGACGACCTCGCTTACGGCATCGGCAACCTGCGCTCGCGGCTTCGCCGCCAGGAGGCTGAAGCTACCATTCACCGCATGGCCTACTGCGATGCGCTGACCGGTCTACCCAATCGGGCGAGCTTATGCGAGCGGTTCGAGTCCGTTCTTGCTACCGCGGTTGCGCAGAACCAGCCGCTCGCGCTCATGATCGTAAGCCTCGACCATCTGCAGGAAGTCAATGACACCCTGGGCTACGCTCAAGGCGATCGGCTCATCCAGACATTCGCGCGCCGACTGATCGAGGCCAAGCTTGCCGAAACAGTCGCCCGGGTGGGCGAAGGCGAATTCGCGCTGCTGTTGCCGAATGCCGATTCGGCTCGCTCCTCCGCGACGGCACAGCAGCTTTCGAAGTTGTTGCACACCTCGATCGACGTCGAGGGGTTGGCGTTCGATGTACACACTCACACCGGTCTGGCCCTGTTTCCCGGCCATGGGGCGGACGCGGAGGTGTTACTACGACGCGCTCGCGTGGCGATGCGCGATGCGATGCAGGCCGGTCGGGACTACGCGGTCTTTGCACCGGCGCTCGATCAGGAAGCCTCGCGCAGGCTGGCGTTGATGGGGGAGCTGCGCCACGCGATCGAGAGGCACCAACTCGCGCTCCAGCTTCAGCCCAAGCTGCACCTGGCTTCGGCAGCGATCTGTGGCGCCGAGGCACTGGTTCGGTGGAAGCATCCACTGCTCGGCCAGGTCCCGACGTTCGAGTTCATCACGCTCGCGGAACAGGCGGGAATGATCACCCCCGTCACTCACTGGGTTCTCGAAGCGACGTTCCGCCAGCGCTACGCGTGGCACATGGCAGGAATCGAACTGCCGCTGTCGGTGAATCTCTCGGCGCACGATCTGCGCGACCCGACGCTGCTCGACAAGCTCAAGGGCCTGGTCGAGACCTGGGGAGCCCAGCCAGGCTGGATTCAGCTGGAGCTGACGGAGAGCGCGCTGATGGTGGACGCCTCGGCCGCGGTCGAGATCCTTCACTCCCTGAAGCGGCTGGGTTTTCAACTTGCCATCGACGACTTCGGTGCCGGCTATTCGAGCCTGGGTTATCTGCATCGCCTGCCCGTCGATGCCATCAAGATTGACCAGTCGTTTGTCATCCCGCTGGTACAGAGCGAGGATTGCGCGACCATCGTCAGCTCGGCCGCACAGATGGCGCACAAGCTGGGCTTCGAAGTTGTGGCAGAGGGCGTGGAAAGCCAGGATGCGTTGCGGCGCGTGACGGAACTGGGATGTGATATCGCGCAGGGCCATTTTGTGAGCCATCCGATGGCGGCCGACCAGTTCGGGGCGTGGCGGGCCGCTTCGCCCTGGTCGAGCCCGGCTTCACTCGCGCACTGA